ATTTGATCCTAATTAcagaaaacacacacatacagaTAGGATGAGCTGAATTGATCTTTAATTCATATATTGTGACTCTATGGGTTGGGAAGGGAAAAATTTCACCGCCAAATTGCtttgaataaaaatatcatcaacTCATTACGTGGAAATTGATTAAATCATCCGAGTAttttgagtaatgctagagatataaattttcttacaaatttttttataaactattgatGTGGTAAGTagttattagtaaatgaaaaagtgatgttaatggtaggcttagatgaaaaccaataagaagtttgacacatcaacagtttgtaaaaatattgtaaaatagtttgtactTGTAATATTACTCGTGTACTTTTAGTTGAATGACTTATTTAATGAGTcatataacttattttaataATACACGTGAATAACTTTATGAATCACACACAGTATGTTAGAGGAAATTTCTTCAaatcaatttaaagaaaaaatttatctgATTGGGAGGGGTCTCTTCactagattttgtttttgtttttaattatttattttattttgatgaaattcTTAAAAGTTTCCCTGTAATGTTTAAGTTAATACTCAGAAAGCCAAATCCTCCAAATCTATGGGTGTTTAGTACGGTACTAGTGTAATCCTTGCTATACTTCTTGAGGAAAACTTTCTCAAATGGGATTTCAAGAAAGGCAGCAGATATATTGTTGCTTTCGAATTCCACTAGATATTTGTGTTCACTGTTGATTTCAATTAAATTGCTTAGCTTGAACTCAAGCACTTTGTCCAGGTAGCTCCTTGCAAATGGACCACCAAAATAGCCAACTTTGACGTTCTTTGACCACTCGATGTCATTTGATTGAAGTTGTCGCACAGTGAGCATTGAAGACAGACTAGCAGTATAGCTCGAGTTTAGGATCAATACCACAAAAAGCCACACTACAAGCACCAAACGTGTGAACTTCTTGTAGATTTTCTCTCCTTTAACATGAAACCGTGAGTTATGagtaattaaattcaacatcTCTAAacagtttaaaatttttgagataattGGTAATTCAAATTCAGAATAGGCTATTgatttaaaattgaaacttaCTATGTGTAAAAAACAGAGATGAGAAGATAAACCAGAGTGCAGTGCCAATTTGATTCTTCCATGGGCCACTAAATTCTGGATTGGACTGGCGCTCCAGGAAACACACTATGGGGCTATGAGCGTTGTGTACATCAAGATGACACCAGTCACCGCCCACATGTTCAAGATGAAAGGCTTCGTGAACATCCATGCT
The sequence above is drawn from the Castanea sativa cultivar Marrone di Chiusa Pesio chromosome 5, ASM4071231v1 genome and encodes:
- the LOC142635247 gene encoding glutamate receptor 3.1-like, which codes for MLNLITHNSRFHVKGEKIYKKFTRLVLVVWLFVVLILNSSYTASLSSMLTVRQLQSNDIEWSKNVKVGYFGGPFARSYLDKVLEFKLSNLIEINSEHKYLVEFESNNISAAFLEIPFEKVFLKKYSKDYTSTVLNTHRFGGFGFLSINLNITGKLLRISSK